Proteins encoded by one window of Panicum virgatum strain AP13 chromosome 7N, P.virgatum_v5, whole genome shotgun sequence:
- the LOC120681590 gene encoding myosin-11-like isoform X1 produces the protein MEAEQGPDVSAPETTDLKVPDKTPAQVDEKENLLNGNANLQVKEAHNDEDDGTGSDGFELIDVKENFGSTKTEEETAAPSTKVDTSPVKKESDTQEEKMTTHEEQSVAANTRHLDSSMLNQQTEQLGELTRRIEELESEKDKLVKDLTEAENKQSLHDSSLQEAQSSLAMKDKELAEATNSLKELDSELQSSKKRIQEIEAELDSSADKLRKLEELKDERSLHAAQEAKRASELDKILEQAQSNMKEMEKQISSLQEEVKGHQDKATDHQQIEESLRSTISELKVIQEALELSKSQVADLEQKLASQDADISKLTEELNLRCSSEESLKEKTIKLENELTTAHEELQAKLLSLQELETKLDEQAKDKQTSEAALEKQNEQIVILQTQLDKLKDENNTIQGSLVDLNSKLSEKDSTLHQAEDKLAEAQLALSETLSQKEELELNLNSLSEQHGESKVFAENANQKILELEAQIQATHAAEEALKSQLKEADASAEAAKKKASDLEKQLSEIENKLVASSEEIELMKERIQKEVAVSAEKGMQLEEAVASVEGYKEKINELESSLDSSLSKNQLLEQQVKELTDKCSEHQEQAHSVRQRSLDLEDLLHTSKTDAEGAYSRTQELEQELNSTYEKLKGVDIELEQYRSKASQLSDDLEAYQTKAASLEAVVEEASKKEKELMESLSQITEEKKKIEELIAEYEAKLQADLKEKQSFEESLQSQESKVLDLQQELVKLREEKEHHENTIAYLNLQLSTKNDMYSQLESQLNEASDDHSKTRSLLSEAQLHKEELELNLKSLNDLHSASKTAAESAMQRVSELETQIQELTASEQNLKLQLSELESKLASAEKTGIDLEQDLKAATIECSHCHVKIDELSGELEAYKEKSTNLETSLAQAKQTEAELSERLAQVNEEKEKFEELAKKATIKHLEAEKQAQTLQGELESARGKMEEVENELRSMGIRESSVLEKLKSAEEQLEHKGRALEHATSKKIDLETLYQSLLEDAEMKLQQSADNLAQKDTECQQLSEKLKLAEEQAASYQSRATAATEEVESMKVELEAFESEISTHEATIEELKTKVSDAESKAEQALAELTMLSGTNQALKEELDAKLSMLHEVQEQLNSTRAEKEEVAAKLAEHEKTVEHLTEVHSRGIELQSAAESRNAEIEAQLREALEAAEMKETEVKNLNEKLVALESEIESLTHVNEALKQEINAKLGMVDELQEKCSSINSEKAEIAEKLAVHERKIEHLTEEHSRVLELRSVAESKNAEIESQLREVLEKVAQKEDEVTDLTEKLALLETENEKLAITNKTLKEEVDARIAMFDELQERFNSTHAEKEEAADKLTVHERTISHLTEVHTRSLELHSAAESKNEETEAQLREALETITEKEGEVKELSKKLDALEIELGYYEEQATEAAAAEENHKVKFDEASQKIKILEEQLEETQSKVEHFLTEKESLAQANSSLNVELEVHQNKLNELQLALAAAVAEKEGASEEIHSLRKTLDGMIERKAELEIQVSSTMEEHDELKSKYQSTLEEKQILNDKYETTKKELEEAIAKLEDKMNVDKSEKELHISKLERQITLSEIKYMEEIKTMQVETTEKDEALTAKMQEHANLQHEKDELEQQLLEIRKELDGAYRTIANQEEQASVREIKWDAYRKYSEDQLEAEQQRAAELELQVSALKQQLQEAEIHNNQKEEQVSLRAVQLEADKSHSLDELEAQRQYANDLENQIEALTQKLQSVDAHYKQKVTEERDKLAEVTTEFNKLTQKASKSVELEKKVQDLEQKLKVAYSKSEEQAKDAVQLRSREFTMDSSTISSKQHDRSSAADTTSPNPSQKEVQEPSGIMAFKFILGVALLSVLIGVFLGKRY, from the exons ATGGAAGCCGAACAGGGGCCAGATGTTAGTGCTCCCGAGACGACTGATCTTAAGGTGCCTGATAAGACGCCG GCACAAGTTGATGAAAAAGAAAATCTACTGAATGGTAATGCCAATCTGCAAGTGAAGGAAGCACacaatgatgaagatgatggaacGGGATCTGATGGGTTTGAGCTGATAGATGTGAAGGAAAATTTTGGTTCAACAAAAACGGAGGAAGAAACGGCAGCTCCAAGTACAAAGGTTGATACATCTCCTGTTAAAAAGGAAAGTGATACACAAGAAGAAAAAATGACAACCCATGAAGAACAATCAGTTGCAGCAAACACGAGACATCTAGACTCCTCCATGTTGAACCAACAAACAGAACAATTGGGCGAGCTGACAAGGCGTATTGAAGAGCTTGAATCTGAAAAAGACAAACTAGTTAAGGACTTGACAGAAGCAGAAAATAAGCAGAGCCTGCACGACAGTTCTCTACAAGAAGCTCAAAGCTCTCTGGCTATGAAAGATAAGGAGCTGGCTGAAGCAACAAACTCCCTGAAGGAGCTGGATTCTGAGCTCCAAAGCTCGAAAAAGAGGATTCAAGAAATTGAAGCTGAATTAGATTCATCAGCAGATAAGCTCCGCAAACTTGAAGAGCTGAAGGATGAAAGAAGCTTGCATGCTGCACAGGAAGCAAAGAGGGCCTCAGAACTTGATAAGATTCTGGAACAGGCACAATCGAATATGAAGGAAATGGAAAAACAAATTAGCAGTCTTCAGGAGGAGGTAAAGGGACATCAAGATAAGGCCACAGACCATCAGCAAATAGAAGAATCACTGAGAAGCACAATCTCAGAACTCAAGGTGATACAAGAGGCACTAGAGCTGTCAAAGTCACAAGTGGCTGATTTGGAACAGAAACTTGCCTCTCAGGATGCTGACATCAGTAAACTAACTGAAGAGTTAAATCTCCGTTGTTCTTCTGAAGAGTCTCTTAAAGAGAAGACTATCAAATTAGAGAATGAACTTACTACAGCTCATGAAGAGCTACAAGCAAAGCTTTTGAGTTTGCAGGAATTGGAGACAAAACTTGATGAGCAGGCAAAAGACAAACAGACAAGTGAAGCTGCACTAGAGAAGCAAAATGAGCAGATAGTCATCTTGCAGACTCAGCTCGACAAATTGAAGGATGAAAACAATACTATCCAAGGGTCTCTTGTTGATCTTAACTCAAAACTTTCTGAAAAAGACTCAACGCTGCATCAGGCTGAAGATAAGCTCGCTGAAGCACAGTTGGCCCTCTCAGAAACACTGTCACAAAAAGAAGAATTGGAGCTGAATCTGAACTCTCTCAGTGAGCAGCATGGTGAGTCCAAAGTGTTTGCAGAAAATGCAAACCAGAAGATTCTTGAGCTTGAAGCTCAAATCCAGGCAACGCATGCAGCTGAAGAGGCACTCAAGTCACAGCTAAAAGAAGCTGATGCAAGTGCGGAAGCTGCTAAGAAGAAAGCTTCAGACCTTGAGAAACAACTCAGTGAGATTGAAAATAAATTAGTTGCATCAAGTGAAGAAATAGAGTTGATGAAAGAGCGTATTCAAAAAGAAGTGGCTGTATCAGCAGAAAAAGGAATGCAGCTTGAAGAAGCAGTGGCCAGTGTAGAGGGATACAAAGAAAAAATCAATGAGTTAGAATCGTCCCTTGATTCCTCATTATCTAAAAATCAGCTACTTGAACAGCAAGTCAAGGAGCTGACCGATAAATGCTCAGAGCATCAAGAACAAGCTCATTCAGTTCGGCAAAGGAGCCTTGATCTGGAAGATTTGCTTCACACATCAAAGACTGATGCTGAAGGTGCATACTCCAGGACCCAGGAGTTGGAGCAGGAGCTGAACAGCACATATGAAAAGCTCAAGGGGGTTGATATAGAACTCGAGCAATACAGAAGCAAGGCTTCACAACTTTCCGATGATCTGGAAGCTTATCAGACAAAAGCAGCTAGTCTTGAAGCTGTGGTGGAAGAAGCTAGCAAGAAAGAGAAGGAGCTTATGGAGTCACTGAGCCAAATAactgaagaaaagaagaaaattgaAGAACTAATAGCAGAGTATGAAGCTAAACTTCAAGCAGATTTGAAGGAAAAGCAATCATTTGAAGAGAGTTTGCAGAGCCAAGAATCAAAGGTGCTGGATCTACAACAAGAGCTGGTGAAGttgagagaagaaaaagaacaccATGAAAACACCATTGCTTATCTGAACCTGCAGCTCTCCACTAAGAATGACATGTACAGTCAACTGGAGTCCCAGCTAAACGAGGCCAGTGATGATCATAGCAAAACAAGATCACTTCTCTCGGAAGCACAATTACACAAAGAAGAACTTGAGCTAAATCTAAAATCTCTTAATGACCTGCACTCTGCATCGAAAACAGCTGCCGAATCCGCAATGCAAAGGGTTTCAGAGCTTGAAACTCAAATTCAGGAATTAACTGCTTCGGAACAGAACCTGAAGCTGCAGCTTAGTGAGTTAGAGTCAAAGTTAGCATCTGCTGAGAAGACGGGCATAGATCTTGAGCAAGACCTTAAAGCTGCTACAATAGAATGCAGTCATTGTCATGTGAAGATTGATGAGCTTTCTGGGGAGCTTGAAGCATACAAGGAGAAATCAACTAACCTCGAGACTTCATTAGCACAAGCAAAGCAAACAGAGGCTGAGTTGTCAGAGAGGTTGGCTCAAGTTAATGAAGAAAAGGAGAAGTTTGAAGAACTAGCAAAGAAAGCAACCATAAAGCATTTGGAAGCCGAGAAGCAGGCCCAAACTTTACAGGGTGAATTAGAATCTGCCCGTGGTAAAATGGAAGAGGTGGAAAATGAACTGCGGTCTATGGGTATTAGAGAAAGCTCAGTGCTTGAGAAGCTTAAATCTGCAGAAGAGCAGCTGGAGCACAAAGGGAGGGCACTGGAACATGCCACTTCAAAGAAAATAGACTTGGAAACTCTGTATCAGTCTTTACTTGAAGATGCAGAGATGAAGCTCCAACAATCAGCAGACAACTTAGCTCAGAAGGACACAGAGTGCCAACAACTGTCTGAAAAGCTAAAGTTGGCTGAGGAACAAGCAGCATCTTATCAATCAAGAGCAACTGCAGCCACTGAAGAGGTGGAATCTATGAAGGTGGAGCTCGAAGCCTTTGAATCGGAGATTTCAACCCATGAGGCCACCATTGAGGAACTCAAGACCAAGGTCTCTGATGCTGAGTCAAAGGCGGAGCAGGCGTTAGCTGAGCTTACAATGCTTAGTGGAACAAATCAGGCCCTGAAAGAGGAACTTGATGCTAAGCTGTCAATGCTTCATGAAGTTCAAGAACAGCTTAATTCTACTCGGGCTGAAAAGGAAGAAGTTGCTGCTAAGCTAGCTGAGCATGAAAAGACAGTAGAACATTTGACTGAGGTGCACAGTAGAGGTATAGAGCTCCAATCTGCAGCTGAATCGAGGAATGCAGAAATCGAAGCTCAATTGCGTGAAGCTCTCGAGGCAGCAGAGATGAAAGAGACTGAGGTGAAAAACTTGAACGAAAAACTGGTTGCCCTCGAGTCTGAGATCGAAAGTTTGACACATGTAAATGAAGCCTTAAAACAGGAGATCAATGCTAAGCTGGGGATGGTTGATGAGCTGCAGGAGAAGTGTAGTTCTATAAATTCTGAGAAAGCAGAAATTGCAGAGAAGTTGGCAGTTcatgagagaaaaatagaaCATTTGACAGAAGAGCATTCAAGAGTCTTGGAGCTCCGATCTGTAGCTGAATCAAAGAATGCAGAAATTGAGAGCCAACTGCGTGAAGTTCTTGAAAAGGTAGCACAAAAGGAAGATGAAGTTACAGACTTGACGGAGAAGCTGGCTTTACTCGAAACTGAGAATGAAAAGCTGGCTATTACGAACAAGACATTAAAAGAGGAAGTGGATGCCAGGATAGCCATGTTCGATGAGCTACAGGAACGATTTAACTCTACTCATGCTGAgaaggaagaagctgcagataaGCTAACTGTTCATGAGAGGACAATCTCACACCTGACAGAGGTGCACACACGGAGCTTGGAGCTCCATTCTGCAGCTGAATCAAAGAATGAAGAAACTGAAGCTCAGCTCCGTGAAGCTCTTGAGACGATAACAGAGAAAGAAGGTGAAGTTAAAGAATTGAGTAAGAAGCTGGATGCCCTTGAAATTGAGTTGGGATACTATGAAGAGCAGGCAACTGAAGCTGCTGCCGCTGAAGAAAATCACAAAGTCAAATTTGATGAAGCTTCACAGAAGATAAAGATCCTGGAGGAACAGCTTGAGGAGACACAAAGCAAGGTTGAGCATTTCCTTACAGAGAAGGAAAGCTTGGCTCAAGCAAATAGTAGTTTGAATGTGGAGTTGGAAGTGCATCAGAACAAGTTGAATGAATTACAACTTGCACTTGCTGCTGCAGTAGCAGAAAAGGAGGGGGCATCTGAAGAGATTCATTCACTTCGTAAAACGCTAGATGGAATGATTGAGCGCAAAGCAGAATTAGAAATCCAG GTATCTTCTACCATGGAAGAGCATGATGAACTGAAGAGCAAATACCAAAGTACACTCGAAGAGAAGCAGATATTAAATGACAAATATGAAACTACAAAGAAAGAGCTCGAGGAAGCAATAGCCAAGTTGGAGGACAAAATGAATGTGGACAAGTCAGAAAAAGAGTTGCACATATCAAAACTGGAGCGACAGATTACATTATCTGAGATAAAGTACATGGAGGAG ATAAAGACCATGCAGGTGGAAACAACTGAAAAGGATGAAGCACTAACAGCCAAGATGCAGGAACATGCAAACTTACAGCATGAGAAAGATGAGTTGGAACAACAGTTGCTGGAAATAAGAAAGGAACTGGATGGTGCCTACCGTACCATAGCAAATCAG gaagAACAAGCTTCGGTGAGAGAGATAAAGTGGGATGCATATAGGAAATATTCAGAGGATCAACTGGAAGCTGAGCAGCAGCGTGCTGCGGAGCTTGAACTGCAAGTATCAGCTCTTAAACAACAGCTCCAAGAAGCTGAGATCCATAACAACCAAAAG GAAGAACAAGTTTCTTTAAGGGCGGTTCAATTGGAAGCAGATAAAAGTCATTCACTGGACGAGCTGGAAGCTCAGCGTCAGTATGCCAACGACTTGGAGAACCAGATCGAAGCTCTTACACAGAAACTACAATCAGTTGATGCACACTACAAGCAGAAG GTCACAGAAGAGAGGGATAAACTTGCTGAGGTCACCACAGAGTTCAACAAATTGACACAAAAAGCAAGCAAGAGTGTTGAATTGGAGAAGAAGGTGCAGGACCTTGAACAGAAGCTGAAGGTAGCTTACTCTAAATCTGAGGAACAG GCAAAGGATGCTGTCCAGTTGAGATCCCGGGAATTCACCATGGATTCATCAACAATTTCAAGCAAACAACACGACAGATCTTCAGCTGCTGACACGACCTCGCCAAACCCAAGCCAGAAAGAAGTGCAAGAACCTTCTGGGATCATGGCCTTCAAGTTCATCCTGGGAGTTGCACTGCTGTCGGTACTCATCGGCGTGTTTCTTGGAAAGCGGTACTAG
- the LOC120681590 gene encoding myosin-11-like isoform X2, translating into MEAEQGPDVSAPETTDLKVPDKTPAQVDEKENLLNGNANLQVKEAHNDEDDGTGSDGFELIDVKENFGSTKTEEETAAPSTKVDTSPVKKESDTQEEKMTTHEEQSVAANTRHLDSSMLNQQTEQLGELTRRIEELESEKDKLVKDLTEAENKQSLHDSSLQEAQSSLAMKDKELAEATNSLKELDSELQSSKKRIQEIEAELDSSADKLRKLEELKDERSLHAAQEAKRASELDKILEQAQSNMKEMEKQISSLQEEVKGHQDKATDHQQIEESLRSTISELKVIQEALELSKSQVADLEQKLASQDADISKLTEELNLRCSSEESLKEKTIKLENELTTAHEELQAKLLSLQELETKLDEQAKDKQTSEAALEKQNEQIVILQTQLDKLKDENNTIQGSLVDLNSKLSEKDSTLHQAEDKLAEAQLALSETLSQKEELELNLNSLSEQHGESKVFAENANQKILELEAQIQATHAAEEALKSQLKEADASAEAAKKKASDLEKQLSEIENKLVASSEEIELMKERIQKEVAVSAEKGMQLEEAVASVEGYKEKINELESSLDSSLSKNQLLEQQVKELTDKCSEHQEQAHSVRQRSLDLEDLLHTSKTDAEGAYSRTQELEQELNSTYEKLKGVDIELEQYRSKASQLSDDLEAYQTKAASLEAVVEEASKKEKELMESLSQITEEKKKIEELIAEYEAKLQADLKEKQSFEESLQSQESKVLDLQQELVKLREEKEHHENTIAYLNLQLSTKNDMYSQLESQLNEASDDHSKTRSLLSEAQLHKEELELNLKSLNDLHSASKTAAESAMQRVSELETQIQELTASEQNLKLQLSELESKLASAEKTGIDLEQDLKAATIECSHCHVKIDELSGELEAYKEKSTNLETSLAQAKQTEAELSERLAQVNEEKEKFEELAKKATIKHLEAEKQAQTLQGELESARGKMEEVENELRSMGIRESSVLEKLKSAEEQLEHKGRALEHATSKKIDLETLYQSLLEDAEMKLQQSADNLAQKDTECQQLSEKLKLAEEQAASYQSRATAATEEVESMKVELEAFESEISTHEATIEELKTKVSDAESKAEQALAELTMLSGTNQALKEELDAKLSMLHEVQEQLNSTRAEKEEVAAKLAEHEKTVEHLTEVHSRGIELQSAAESRNAEIEAQLREALEAAEMKETEVKNLNEKLVALESEIESLTHVNEALKQEINAKLGMVDELQEKCSSINSEKAEIAEKLAVHERKIEHLTEEHSRVLELRSVAESKNAEIESQLREVLEKVAQKEDEVTDLTEKLALLETENEKLAITNKTLKEEVDARIAMFDELQERFNSTHAEKEEAADKLTVHERTISHLTEVHTRSLELHSAAESKNEETEAQLREALETITEKEGEVKELSKKLDALEIELGYYEEQATEAAAAEENHKVKFDEASQKIKILEEQLEETQSKVEHFLTEKESLAQANSSLNVELEVHQNKLNELQLALAAAVAEKEGASEEIHSLRKTLDGMIERKAELEIQVSSTMEEHDELKSKYQSTLEEKQILNDKYETTKKELEEAIAKLEDKMNVDKSEKELHISKLERQITLSEIKYMEEIKTMQVETTEKDEALTAKMQEHANLQHEKDELEQQLLEIRKELDGAYRTIANQEEQASVREIKWDAYRKYSEDQLEAEQQRAAELELQVSALKQQLQEAEIHNNQKEEQVSLRAVQLEADKSHSLDELEAQRQYANDLENQIEALTQKLQSVDAHYKQKVTEERDKLAEVTTEFNKLTQKASKSVELEKKVQDLEQKLKVAYSKSEEQLRSREFTMDSSTISSKQHDRSSAADTTSPNPSQKEVQEPSGIMAFKFILGVALLSVLIGVFLGKRY; encoded by the exons ATGGAAGCCGAACAGGGGCCAGATGTTAGTGCTCCCGAGACGACTGATCTTAAGGTGCCTGATAAGACGCCG GCACAAGTTGATGAAAAAGAAAATCTACTGAATGGTAATGCCAATCTGCAAGTGAAGGAAGCACacaatgatgaagatgatggaacGGGATCTGATGGGTTTGAGCTGATAGATGTGAAGGAAAATTTTGGTTCAACAAAAACGGAGGAAGAAACGGCAGCTCCAAGTACAAAGGTTGATACATCTCCTGTTAAAAAGGAAAGTGATACACAAGAAGAAAAAATGACAACCCATGAAGAACAATCAGTTGCAGCAAACACGAGACATCTAGACTCCTCCATGTTGAACCAACAAACAGAACAATTGGGCGAGCTGACAAGGCGTATTGAAGAGCTTGAATCTGAAAAAGACAAACTAGTTAAGGACTTGACAGAAGCAGAAAATAAGCAGAGCCTGCACGACAGTTCTCTACAAGAAGCTCAAAGCTCTCTGGCTATGAAAGATAAGGAGCTGGCTGAAGCAACAAACTCCCTGAAGGAGCTGGATTCTGAGCTCCAAAGCTCGAAAAAGAGGATTCAAGAAATTGAAGCTGAATTAGATTCATCAGCAGATAAGCTCCGCAAACTTGAAGAGCTGAAGGATGAAAGAAGCTTGCATGCTGCACAGGAAGCAAAGAGGGCCTCAGAACTTGATAAGATTCTGGAACAGGCACAATCGAATATGAAGGAAATGGAAAAACAAATTAGCAGTCTTCAGGAGGAGGTAAAGGGACATCAAGATAAGGCCACAGACCATCAGCAAATAGAAGAATCACTGAGAAGCACAATCTCAGAACTCAAGGTGATACAAGAGGCACTAGAGCTGTCAAAGTCACAAGTGGCTGATTTGGAACAGAAACTTGCCTCTCAGGATGCTGACATCAGTAAACTAACTGAAGAGTTAAATCTCCGTTGTTCTTCTGAAGAGTCTCTTAAAGAGAAGACTATCAAATTAGAGAATGAACTTACTACAGCTCATGAAGAGCTACAAGCAAAGCTTTTGAGTTTGCAGGAATTGGAGACAAAACTTGATGAGCAGGCAAAAGACAAACAGACAAGTGAAGCTGCACTAGAGAAGCAAAATGAGCAGATAGTCATCTTGCAGACTCAGCTCGACAAATTGAAGGATGAAAACAATACTATCCAAGGGTCTCTTGTTGATCTTAACTCAAAACTTTCTGAAAAAGACTCAACGCTGCATCAGGCTGAAGATAAGCTCGCTGAAGCACAGTTGGCCCTCTCAGAAACACTGTCACAAAAAGAAGAATTGGAGCTGAATCTGAACTCTCTCAGTGAGCAGCATGGTGAGTCCAAAGTGTTTGCAGAAAATGCAAACCAGAAGATTCTTGAGCTTGAAGCTCAAATCCAGGCAACGCATGCAGCTGAAGAGGCACTCAAGTCACAGCTAAAAGAAGCTGATGCAAGTGCGGAAGCTGCTAAGAAGAAAGCTTCAGACCTTGAGAAACAACTCAGTGAGATTGAAAATAAATTAGTTGCATCAAGTGAAGAAATAGAGTTGATGAAAGAGCGTATTCAAAAAGAAGTGGCTGTATCAGCAGAAAAAGGAATGCAGCTTGAAGAAGCAGTGGCCAGTGTAGAGGGATACAAAGAAAAAATCAATGAGTTAGAATCGTCCCTTGATTCCTCATTATCTAAAAATCAGCTACTTGAACAGCAAGTCAAGGAGCTGACCGATAAATGCTCAGAGCATCAAGAACAAGCTCATTCAGTTCGGCAAAGGAGCCTTGATCTGGAAGATTTGCTTCACACATCAAAGACTGATGCTGAAGGTGCATACTCCAGGACCCAGGAGTTGGAGCAGGAGCTGAACAGCACATATGAAAAGCTCAAGGGGGTTGATATAGAACTCGAGCAATACAGAAGCAAGGCTTCACAACTTTCCGATGATCTGGAAGCTTATCAGACAAAAGCAGCTAGTCTTGAAGCTGTGGTGGAAGAAGCTAGCAAGAAAGAGAAGGAGCTTATGGAGTCACTGAGCCAAATAactgaagaaaagaagaaaattgaAGAACTAATAGCAGAGTATGAAGCTAAACTTCAAGCAGATTTGAAGGAAAAGCAATCATTTGAAGAGAGTTTGCAGAGCCAAGAATCAAAGGTGCTGGATCTACAACAAGAGCTGGTGAAGttgagagaagaaaaagaacaccATGAAAACACCATTGCTTATCTGAACCTGCAGCTCTCCACTAAGAATGACATGTACAGTCAACTGGAGTCCCAGCTAAACGAGGCCAGTGATGATCATAGCAAAACAAGATCACTTCTCTCGGAAGCACAATTACACAAAGAAGAACTTGAGCTAAATCTAAAATCTCTTAATGACCTGCACTCTGCATCGAAAACAGCTGCCGAATCCGCAATGCAAAGGGTTTCAGAGCTTGAAACTCAAATTCAGGAATTAACTGCTTCGGAACAGAACCTGAAGCTGCAGCTTAGTGAGTTAGAGTCAAAGTTAGCATCTGCTGAGAAGACGGGCATAGATCTTGAGCAAGACCTTAAAGCTGCTACAATAGAATGCAGTCATTGTCATGTGAAGATTGATGAGCTTTCTGGGGAGCTTGAAGCATACAAGGAGAAATCAACTAACCTCGAGACTTCATTAGCACAAGCAAAGCAAACAGAGGCTGAGTTGTCAGAGAGGTTGGCTCAAGTTAATGAAGAAAAGGAGAAGTTTGAAGAACTAGCAAAGAAAGCAACCATAAAGCATTTGGAAGCCGAGAAGCAGGCCCAAACTTTACAGGGTGAATTAGAATCTGCCCGTGGTAAAATGGAAGAGGTGGAAAATGAACTGCGGTCTATGGGTATTAGAGAAAGCTCAGTGCTTGAGAAGCTTAAATCTGCAGAAGAGCAGCTGGAGCACAAAGGGAGGGCACTGGAACATGCCACTTCAAAGAAAATAGACTTGGAAACTCTGTATCAGTCTTTACTTGAAGATGCAGAGATGAAGCTCCAACAATCAGCAGACAACTTAGCTCAGAAGGACACAGAGTGCCAACAACTGTCTGAAAAGCTAAAGTTGGCTGAGGAACAAGCAGCATCTTATCAATCAAGAGCAACTGCAGCCACTGAAGAGGTGGAATCTATGAAGGTGGAGCTCGAAGCCTTTGAATCGGAGATTTCAACCCATGAGGCCACCATTGAGGAACTCAAGACCAAGGTCTCTGATGCTGAGTCAAAGGCGGAGCAGGCGTTAGCTGAGCTTACAATGCTTAGTGGAACAAATCAGGCCCTGAAAGAGGAACTTGATGCTAAGCTGTCAATGCTTCATGAAGTTCAAGAACAGCTTAATTCTACTCGGGCTGAAAAGGAAGAAGTTGCTGCTAAGCTAGCTGAGCATGAAAAGACAGTAGAACATTTGACTGAGGTGCACAGTAGAGGTATAGAGCTCCAATCTGCAGCTGAATCGAGGAATGCAGAAATCGAAGCTCAATTGCGTGAAGCTCTCGAGGCAGCAGAGATGAAAGAGACTGAGGTGAAAAACTTGAACGAAAAACTGGTTGCCCTCGAGTCTGAGATCGAAAGTTTGACACATGTAAATGAAGCCTTAAAACAGGAGATCAATGCTAAGCTGGGGATGGTTGATGAGCTGCAGGAGAAGTGTAGTTCTATAAATTCTGAGAAAGCAGAAATTGCAGAGAAGTTGGCAGTTcatgagagaaaaatagaaCATTTGACAGAAGAGCATTCAAGAGTCTTGGAGCTCCGATCTGTAGCTGAATCAAAGAATGCAGAAATTGAGAGCCAACTGCGTGAAGTTCTTGAAAAGGTAGCACAAAAGGAAGATGAAGTTACAGACTTGACGGAGAAGCTGGCTTTACTCGAAACTGAGAATGAAAAGCTGGCTATTACGAACAAGACATTAAAAGAGGAAGTGGATGCCAGGATAGCCATGTTCGATGAGCTACAGGAACGATTTAACTCTACTCATGCTGAgaaggaagaagctgcagataaGCTAACTGTTCATGAGAGGACAATCTCACACCTGACAGAGGTGCACACACGGAGCTTGGAGCTCCATTCTGCAGCTGAATCAAAGAATGAAGAAACTGAAGCTCAGCTCCGTGAAGCTCTTGAGACGATAACAGAGAAAGAAGGTGAAGTTAAAGAATTGAGTAAGAAGCTGGATGCCCTTGAAATTGAGTTGGGATACTATGAAGAGCAGGCAACTGAAGCTGCTGCCGCTGAAGAAAATCACAAAGTCAAATTTGATGAAGCTTCACAGAAGATAAAGATCCTGGAGGAACAGCTTGAGGAGACACAAAGCAAGGTTGAGCATTTCCTTACAGAGAAGGAAAGCTTGGCTCAAGCAAATAGTAGTTTGAATGTGGAGTTGGAAGTGCATCAGAACAAGTTGAATGAATTACAACTTGCACTTGCTGCTGCAGTAGCAGAAAAGGAGGGGGCATCTGAAGAGATTCATTCACTTCGTAAAACGCTAGATGGAATGATTGAGCGCAAAGCAGAATTAGAAATCCAG GTATCTTCTACCATGGAAGAGCATGATGAACTGAAGAGCAAATACCAAAGTACACTCGAAGAGAAGCAGATATTAAATGACAAATATGAAACTACAAAGAAAGAGCTCGAGGAAGCAATAGCCAAGTTGGAGGACAAAATGAATGTGGACAAGTCAGAAAAAGAGTTGCACATATCAAAACTGGAGCGACAGATTACATTATCTGAGATAAAGTACATGGAGGAG ATAAAGACCATGCAGGTGGAAACAACTGAAAAGGATGAAGCACTAACAGCCAAGATGCAGGAACATGCAAACTTACAGCATGAGAAAGATGAGTTGGAACAACAGTTGCTGGAAATAAGAAAGGAACTGGATGGTGCCTACCGTACCATAGCAAATCAG gaagAACAAGCTTCGGTGAGAGAGATAAAGTGGGATGCATATAGGAAATATTCAGAGGATCAACTGGAAGCTGAGCAGCAGCGTGCTGCGGAGCTTGAACTGCAAGTATCAGCTCTTAAACAACAGCTCCAAGAAGCTGAGATCCATAACAACCAAAAG GAAGAACAAGTTTCTTTAAGGGCGGTTCAATTGGAAGCAGATAAAAGTCATTCACTGGACGAGCTGGAAGCTCAGCGTCAGTATGCCAACGACTTGGAGAACCAGATCGAAGCTCTTACACAGAAACTACAATCAGTTGATGCACACTACAAGCAGAAG GTCACAGAAGAGAGGGATAAACTTGCTGAGGTCACCACAGAGTTCAACAAATTGACACAAAAAGCAAGCAAGAGTGTTGAATTGGAGAAGAAGGTGCAGGACCTTGAACAGAAGCTGAAGGTAGCTTACTCTAAATCTGAGGAACAG TTGAGATCCCGGGAATTCACCATGGATTCATCAACAATTTCAAGCAAACAACACGACAGATCTTCAGCTGCTGACACGACCTCGCCAAACCCAAGCCAGAAAGAAGTGCAAGAACCTTCTGGGATCATGGCCTTCAAGTTCATCCTGGGAGTTGCACTGCTGTCGGTACTCATCGGCGTGTTTCTTGGAAAGCGGTACTAG